ATGAAAGACAACAGATGTTAGTTAAAGAAAAATTAAATAAGCAATTGGCTGAAGAAACAATTGATGTATCATTACCAGGTCGTCATATTGAAATCGGTTCAAAGCATCCATTAACACGTACAATAGAAGAAATTGAAGACTTATTCTTAGGTTTAGGTTATGAAATTGTGAATGGATATGAAGTTGAACAAGATCATTATAACTTCGAAATGCTGAATTTACCTAAATCACACCCTGCACGTGATATGCAAGATAGTTTCTATATTACGGATGAAATTTTATTACGTACGCATACATCACCAGTGCAGGCACGTACGATGGAATCACGTCATGGTCAAGGTCCAGTTAAAATTATTTGCCCTGGTAAAGTGTATCGTCGTGACTCTGATGATGCGACACATAGTCATCAATTTACACAAATCGAAGGATTAGTTGTTGATAAAAACGTTAAAATGAGTGATTTGAAAGGTACTTTAGAATTGTTAGCTAAGAAATTATTTGGTGCTGATCGTGAAATTCGTTTACGTCCAAGTTACTTCCCATTCACTGAACCTTCTGTAGAAGTTGATGTGTCATGTTTTAAATGTAAAGGAAAAGGTTGTAATGTGTGTAAACACACAGGATGGATTGAAATTTTAGGTGCTGGAATGGTACATCCTAATGTATTAGAAATGGCTGGTTTTGATTCTTCAGAGTACTCTGGATTTGCATTTGGTATGGGACCAGACCGTATTGCAATGTTGAAATATGGTATAGAAGATATTCGTCATTTCTATACTAATGATGTGAGATTTTTAGATCAATTTAAAGCGGTAGAAGATAGAGGTGACATGTAATGTTGATATCAAATGAATGGTTGAAAGAATATGTAACAATCGATGATTCTGTAAGTAATTTGGCAGAACGTATTACGCGCACAGGTATTGAAGTGGATGATTTAATTGACTACACAAAAGATATCAAAAATTTAGTTGTCGGCTTCGTTAAGTCAAAAGAGAAACATCCTGATGCTGATAAATTAAATGTTTGCCAAGTTGATATCGGAGAAGACGAACCTGTACAAATCGTTTGTGGTGCACCGAACGTTGATGCAGGACAATATGTCATTGTTGCTAAAGTAGGTGGCAGATTGCCTGGTGGTATTAAAATTAAGCGTGCCAAATTACGCGGTGAACGTTCAGAAGGTATGATTTGTTCGTTACAAGAAATTGGTATTTCAAGTAACTATATACCGAAAAGTTTTGAATCAGGCATTTATGTATTTAGTGAAGCCCAAGTTCCAGGAACAGATGCCTTACAAGCTTTATATTTAGATGATCAAGTAATGGAATTTGATTTAACGCCGAATCGTGCAGATGCTTTAAGTATGATAGGTACTGCTTATGAAGTTGCAGCATTATATAATACAAAAATGACTAAGCCAGAGACAACATCAAATGAGCTTGATTTATCTGCAAATGATGAACTGACTGTGACAATTGAAAATGAAGATAAAGTACCATATTATAGTGCACGTGTTGTTCACGACGTGACAATTGAACCCTCGCCAATTTGGATGCAAGCACGCTTAATAAAAGCGGGTATACGTCCTATTAATAATGTTGTTGACATTTCAAATTATGTGTTATTAGAATACGGTCAACCATTGCACATGTTTGATCAAGATGCGATTGGTTCACAACAAATTGTTGTTCGTCAAGCTAATGAAGGCGAAAAAATGACAACATTAGATGATACAGAACGTGAATTATTAACGAGCGATATTGTCATTACTAATGGACAAACTCCAATTGCATTAGCTGGTGTTATGGGTGGCGATTTTTCAGAAGTTAAAGAACAAACATCAAATATAGTGATTGAAGGTGCTATTTTTGATCCAGTTTCAATTCGTCATACATCAAGACGTTTAAATTTACGCAGTGAATCATCTAGTCGTTTTGAAAAAGGAATAGCTACTGAATTTGTAGATGAAGCAGTCGACCGTGCATGTTATTTATTACAAACTTATGCAAACGGAAAAGTGCTAAAAGATAGAGTGTCTTCAGGAGAACTTGGTGCATTTATTACACCAATCGACATCACTGCTGATAAAATTAATCGCACTATTGGATTTGATTTGTCACAAAATGATATTGTTACTATTTTTAATCAACTAGGGTTTGATACAGAAATAAATGATGATGTTATTACAGTGCTAGTACCATCACGTCGTAAAGATATTACAATTAAAGAAGATTTAATTGAAGAAGTTGCACGTATATATGGATACGACGATATTCCATCAACGTTACCTGTCTTCGATAAAGTTACTAGTGGTCAGCTAACTGATCGCCAATATAAAACTAGAATGGTTAAAGAAGTGTTAGAAGGTGCTGGATTAGACCAAGCTATTACGTATTCGTTAGTTTCTAAAGAAGATGCTACTGCATTTTCGATGCAACAGCGTCAAACAATTGATTTATTGATGCCAATGAGTGAAGCGCATGCGTCATTACGTCAAAGTTTATTACCACATTTAATCGAAGCGGCATCATATAATGTGGCACGCAAAAATAAAAATGTAAAATTATTTGAAATCGGCAATGTCTTCTTTGCTAATGGAGAAGGTGAACTACCAGATCAAGTTGAATATTTAAGTGGTATTTTAACTGGAGATTATGTAGTCAATCAATGGCAAGGTAAGAAAGAAACGGTTGATTTCTATTTAGCAAAAGGTGTCGTGGATCGAGTATCTGAAAAGTTAAATCTTGAATTTAGTTATCGCCGTGCTGATATTGATGGATTACATCCAGGTCGTACTGCTGAAATCTTATTAGAGAATAAAGTTGTTGGTTTTATTGGTGAATTACATCCAATATTAGCAGCTGATAATGATTTAAAACGTACGTATGTTTTTGAGTTGAATTTTGATGCATTAATGGCTGTGTCGGTAGGTTACATTAATTACCAGCCAATTCCGAGATTCCCAGGCATGTCTCGTGACATTGCATTAGAAGTAGATCAAAATATTCCAGCAGCTGATTTATTATCAACGATTCATGCACATGGTGGCAATATATTAAAAGATACACTTGTCTTTGATGTATATCAGGGCGAACATTTAGAAAAAGGTAAAAAATCAATTGCAATACGTTTAAATTATTTAGACACAGAAGAAACATTGACAGATGAGCGCGTTTCAAAAGTACAAGCGGAAATTGAAGCAGCATTAATTGAACAAGGTGCTGTTATTAGATAATGATTTAAACCCCATGTATAAGGATATCTGAAGTAGATTGATATCCCTAACATGGGGTTTTATTTTTGGGTTCACCAATTTGGTTCCAATGCATTTAAAAAGTCAAAGAGGAACAGCGGAATACAGATGATGCTTCGCACAACTGCATAAAAGCCTCTAATGATTAAAAATCAAAGAGGCTTTAAAATTTTTTGGGCTTTTTCACGATTTTTAAAATGCTTTTTTGAAATGGTATCTAAACGTGAAAGACCGTATTTTTTTATAATTTTGGCGGCGATTACATCGACTTTAGCACCGGCACCTTTAGGAATCGTCATATTAATATTTTTTGATATTTGATCCATATATGTAACAAATGCGTATCGAGAAATTATGCTTGCCACTGCAATGGCTAATGACTTCGATTCTCCTTTTGTTTCAAATTTTGTTTTCTTTGGAAGTGGTATATCTGATAATGCGTAATGGCTATACACTTCGCGTTTTGCGAACTGATCAATGACGATATAGTCTAATTGAGACGAATCAATTTTTTCAAGTACATTTTTGATGGCTTCATTATGAAGGGCAGCTTTCATTTTTACTTGAGTCCAGCCTTTTGCTTGCTGAATATTATATTTTTCATTGTGTAGTGTTAATAATGAATGTGGTATGAAAGTAACCAATTGCTCAGCAAGTTCTACAATTTTGGTATCGGTTAATTTTTTTGAATCATCTACACCCAAAGTTTTTAAAATAGGGACATGCTCTTTGGTAACGAAAGCAGCACACACAGTCAACGGACCAAAGTAATCGCCACTTCCAGCCTCATCACTACCAATACAGTTAAATTGATCATACATTAAAGTTTGTTCAAGAAAAGAATTAGCCATATTTTTCTTTTTAGTTTTATTAGTATTCAATTGAGAATGCTGCGGTAGAAGTTCTTCAGACACAGCTTCTGCATGATTACCTTGAAACATGACTTTACCTGATTGGTAAATATTTACAGTTGTATTTTGATACTTTGCACGTGCTTTCATACCTTGAGGTAAATTCTCAGTATCAAAAGAAATGCGTGACATTAATGTCGTTATGTCTTTATCCGACAATTTAAAAACGATATTCGCCATTTGTGTAAATCCTTTCATAAAATTTCATTGTCTTTAGCAAAAATAATCATATCATAAATGATAATAACGTCAGAAACATTTATGTATGTTGTAAAGAATTAATTGCGGATACTTACAAAATACATAGTGGTCATGTATAATGTTTATGAAAATGTTATAGTGACACAATTTAAACATGATAAAGTATTGAATAGAAAATTCTTTACATTATTTCATTATAAAAAGAACATTAAGTCATCTATAGAGATTGTGTTGTTGTTTTATCATAATTGCAATATAACAATATTAGTATCAAATTCAGACAAACTATCCAGTCATATTTTATAACGTGAATTTAGATTTTAAAAAAAGGATCAGGAGAAATTATAAATGACACAGTTTAAAAACAAGGTAAATGTATCAATTAATGATCAGCTTTTTACAATTGTTGGGGAAGATAACCCAGAGCACATACGATATGTAGCACATTTAGTTGATGATAAAATAAAAGAATTAGGGTATAAAGCAGCAGGTTTAGATACTTCAAGAAAAGCAATACTAACTGCTGTGAATATTATGCATGAAAAAGTACTACTAGAAGAAGAAAATCGACGTTTGAAACAACAAATTCACAAATTGCAGCAGCGTGAGCAATAAATGGTCATTGATTTTATCATAATCATTTTCTTTGTGTATTTTGTCATCGTTGGATTCAGACGAGGTTTTTGGTTATCTATGATACATTTGAGTGCAACGATTGTATCATTGTGGATTGCCAGTCAATTTTACAAATCTATTGTAGAAAGATTAATTGTATTTATTCCATATCCTAAAACAACAGCATTTAATACAACTTTTGCGTTTCATTTTAATCATCTACAAAATCGATTTGAAGCGATTGTAGCTTTTTTAATGATTACATTGTTTTGTAAGTTCATTTTATATCTAATTATCGTAACTTTTGATAAAATAATAGCGTATCAAAACATTCATATTTTCAGTCGTGCAATGGGAATGATAGTTGGTGTGTTTATGACGATAATTGTCTTACACTTTACGTTATATCTATTGGCATTATATCCTAACGAAGCATTACAACATCAGCTTAAAATATCTATTGTGAGTCATTCATTGATTTTTCACATCCCATATTTATCGGCTTTCACCATTAATTTATAAATTATCATAAGAGGTCAGGACAAAGGTATATATTAATGATACGTCCTGGTCTTCTTTTTATGGAGTGTTATTATGACAAAAAAAGATGTTATCAAACTATTAGAACAAATTGCTACTTATATGGAATTAAAAGGGGAAAATACTTTTAAAATATCAGCGTATCGAAAAGCAGCTCAAAGTCTTGAATTAGATGAACGACCATTAGATGAAATATCTGATGTAACGGAGTTAAAAGGCATTGGTAAAGGTGTTGCAGAAGTAATCAATGATTACCGTGAGACCGGTGAATCTCAGTATTTACAGCAATTACAGGAAGAAGTTCCGGAAGGTCTTATTCCACTTTTGAAAATTCAAGGACTTGGAAGCAAGAAAATTGCTAAGCTATATAAAGAGTTGAATATTGTTGATAAAGCGTCACTTCAAGTTGCTTGTGAAAATGGAAAAGTTAGTGAATTAAGCGGATTTGCTAAGAAAACGGAACAAAACATATTAGAAGCTGTGAAACAACTTGGTGCTAAGAAAGATAGATATCCAATTGATCAAATGAGAAGACTTAATCAAGAAATCATTGATTATATAGATACATTAAATTATATCGATCAATATTCATCTGCAGGAAGCTTCCGTCGTTTTAAAGAAATGAGCAAAGATTTAGATTTCATAATAAGTACCGATAACCCAAAAGCAGTGCAGCAGCAATTATTAAATATTCCCAATAAAGTAAAAGAAGTTGCAGTGGGGAACACAAAAGTTTCATTAGAATTAGCGTATGATGATGAAACGATTGGTGTCGATTTTCGATTAATTGAACCAAGTGCTTTTTATCATACATTGCAGCATTTTACTGGGTCAAAAGAACATAATATAAGAATTCGACAACTTGCTAAAGCACGTGATGAAAAAGTAAGTGAATATGGAATTGAACAAGCTGATGGTACATTAATTCAATATGATAGTGAAGCCAAGATATATGAACATTTTAATGTGAATTTTATACCACCTGCTATGCGAGAAGATGGTAGCGAATTTGATAAAGATCTAAGTAATATCATTACAATAGATGATATTAATGGTGATATTCATATGCATACAACGTATAGTGATGGTGCGTTTTCTATTCGAGACATGGTAGAAGCAAATATCGCAAAAGGTTATAAATTCATGGTAATTACTGATCATTCACAAAGTTTACGTGTTGCTAATGGCTTACAAGTAGAAAGACTTTTAAGACAAAACGAAGAAATTAAGGCTTTAGATAAAGAATATAGTGAAATTGATATTTATTCAGGTACAGAAATGGATATATTACCTGATGGCTCGCTGGATTATGATGATGAAATTTTAGCACAACTTGATTATGTAATTGGAGCTATTCATCAAAGCTTTAACCAATCAGAAGAACAAATTATGGAACGATTAGCTAATGCATGTCGCAATCCATACGTGCGACATATAGCGCATCCAACAGGGCGTATTATAGGTAGAAGAGATGGTTATAAACCGAATATTGAACAATTAATGGCATTAGCTGAAGAAACGAATACAGTATTAGAAATTAATGCCAATCCACATCGACTGGATCTGAGCGCTGATATCGTTCGTAAATATCCAAATGTGAAATTAACTATTAACACTGATGCGCATCATACAAATCATTTAGATTTTATGAATTATGGCGTAGCAACTGCGCAAAAAGGATTTGTAACAAAAGATAGAGTGATTAACGCATTATCGCGTGAAGCTTTTAAAGACTTTATTGAAAATAATACAAAACTTAAGAAATAGAGGGATTTTATGAGACAAAAAACATTAGACGTCTTAGAATTTGAAAAAATAAAATCACTCGTTGCCAATGAAACTATTAGTGACTTAGGCTTGGAAAAGGTCAATCAAATGATGCCAGCTACTAATTTTGAAACGGTTGTTTTTCAAATGGAAGAAACGGATGAGATTGCTCAAATCTATAATAAGCATCGTTTACCAAGCTTGAGTGGCTTATCTAAAGTATCAGCATTCATTCATCGCGCTGATATTGGCGGCGTTTTAAATGTATCAGAGCTTAACTTGATAAAAAGATTAATTCAAGTACAAAATCAATTCAAGACATTTTATAATCAATTGGTTGAAGAAGATGAAGGTGTTAAATACCCAATATTAGATGACAAGATGAATCAATTACCTGTGTTAACTGATCTTTTTCAACAAATAAATGAAACATGCGATACGTATGATTTATATGATAATGCGAGTTATGAATTGCAAGGGATTAGAAGTAAAATTTCTAGCACGAATCAACGTATTAGACAAAATTTGGACCGTATTGTTAAAAGCCAAGCAAATCAGAAAAAATTATCAGATGCTATTGTAACAGTTAGGAATGAAAGAAACGTTATACCTGTCAAAGCTGAATATCGACAAGATTTTAATGGGATTGTACATGATCAATCTGCTTCAGGACAAACATTGTATATTGAGCCATCATCAGTTGTTGAAATGAATAATCAAATTAGTCGATTACGTCATGACGAAGCAATTGAAAAAGAACGCATTTTAACGCAACTAACTGGTTATGTGGCTGCGGACAAAGATGCACTACTTGTGGCAGAACAAGTCATGGGTCAGTTAGATTTTTTAATCGCAAAAGCGAGATATAGTAGAAGTATTAAAGGAACAAAGCCGATATTTAAAGAGGACCGTACTGTATATTTACCTAAAGCATACCATCCATTATTAAATCGTGAGACTGTTGTAGCTAATACCATCGAATTTATGGAAGATATTGAAACGGTAATTATTACAGGACCGAATACAGGTGGTAAAACTGTAACATTAAAAACATTAGGTTTAATTATTGTTATGGCTCAATCAGGATTGTTGATTCCCACACTTGATGGTAGTCAGTTAAGTGTATTTAAAAATGTATATTGCGATATCGGAGATGAACAATCAATAGAACAATCATTATCAACTTTTTCATCTCATATGACGAATATAGTTGAAATTTTAAAGCATGCAGACAAACATAGTTTAGTTTTATTTGATGAATTAGGTGCAGGTACAGATCCGAGTGAAGGTGCTGCATTAGCAATGAGCATTTTAGATCATGTTAGAAAAATTGGTTCTCTAGTAATGGCAACGACGCACTATCCTGAACTTAAAGCATATAGTTATAATCGAGAAGGCGTTATGAATGCGAGTGTAGAATTTGATGTAGATACTTTGAGTCCAACGTATAAGTTATTAATGGGTGTGCCGGGTCGTTCAAATGCTTTTGACATTTCTAAAAAGTTAGGTCTTAGTTTGAATATTATTAATAAGGCTAAGACGATGATTGGTACTGATGAAAAAGAAATAAATGAAATGATTGAATCATTAGAGCGTAATTACAAACGTGTAGAGACACAGAGGTTAGAACTGGACCGTCTTGTAAAAGAAGCGGAGCAAGTGCATGATGATTTATCTAAGCAGTATCAACAATTCCAAAATTATGAAAAGTCTCTAATAGAGGAAGCGAAAGAAAAAGCAAATCAGAAGATTAAGGCTGCAACAAAAGAAGCTGACGATATTATTAAAGACTTAAGACAATTGCGTGAACAAAAAGGTGCAGATGTTAAAGAACATGAATTGATTGATAAGAAGAAACGATTAGATGATCATTATGAAGCGAAATCTATAAAGCAAAATGTACAAAAGCAAAAATACGATAAAATTGTTGCTGGTGATGAAGTAAAAGTATTATCTTACGGTCAAAAGGGTGAAGTTTTAGAAATTGTCAATGATGAAGAAGCAATTGTTCAAATGGGAATTATTAAAATGAAGTTACCTATTGAAGATTTAGAGAAAAAACAAAAAGAAAAAGTTAAGCCAACGAAAATGGTTACACGTCAAAATCGTCAAACAATTAAAACTGAACTTGACTTACGAGGCTATCGTTATGAGGATGCTTTAATTGAACTAGATCAATATTTAGATCAAGCCGTTTTAAGTAATTACGAACAAGTTTATATCATTCATGGTAAAGGTACAGGTGCACTTCAAAAAGGTGTACAACAACATTTGAAAAAGCATAAAAGTGTTAGTGACTTTAGAGGTGGTATGCCAAGCGAAGGTGGATTTGGCGTTACCGTTGCAACACTAAAATAAATTATAATTTGATAAATTAAATAGCTGCAGTTAAAATAATGTAAAGCAACAAGAATACATTTCAAACATGTTATTTGAAATAAGCATAAAAATTGAGCAAATAGAAATACATGAAGCATGTTATCTGATATAATTTGAACATCATAATAATAATTAAGGAGGATTGGCATTTATGGCAATCGTAAAAGTAACAGATGCAGATTTTGATTCAAAAGTAGAATCTGGTGTACAACTAGTAGATTTTTGGGCAACATGGTGTGGTCCATGTAAAATGATCGCTCCGGTATTAGAAGAATTAGCAGCTGACTATGAAGGTAAAGCTGACATTTTAAAATTAGATGTTGATGAAAATCCATCAACTGCAGCTAAATATGAAGTGATGAGTATTCCAACATTAATCGTCTTTAAAGACGGTCAACCAGTTGATAAAGTTGTTGGTTTCCAACCAAAAGAAAACTTAGCTGAAGTTTTAGATAAACATTTATAAGTTACAACCAATGACGACTGGGGCATTTCTTTAATGAATTGCTCCAGTTTTTGTTTGTGTTTTTAATATAAAAAGTTGAATGATAAGTCATCATATTGTTTACGACTTGAGAATGGTGGGATTAATAAATCTATGAACGTTAAATGATAATCTAGCATGCTGATAGATTTGTAGCAGTTGGTTTGATAAAACCATGTTCAATATTACATGATGTGCATGAAAAGTCATACTCGAAGATGTTGATTATTAACTAGAATTAGTGGTGATAAATTTGAAGCACTTTTGTAGCATCATTCATTTTAAAATTAGAAGGGGGGATATTTTTGGAAGACTATAAGC
The genomic region above belongs to Staphylococcus aureus and contains:
- the pheT gene encoding phenylalanine--tRNA ligase subunit beta — translated: MLISNEWLKEYVTIDDSVSNLAERITRTGIEVDDLIDYTKDIKNLVVGFVKSKEKHPDADKLNVCQVDIGEDEPVQIVCGAPNVDAGQYVIVAKVGGRLPGGIKIKRAKLRGERSEGMICSLQEIGISSNYIPKSFESGIYVFSEAQVPGTDALQALYLDDQVMEFDLTPNRADALSMIGTAYEVAALYNTKMTKPETTSNELDLSANDELTVTIENEDKVPYYSARVVHDVTIEPSPIWMQARLIKAGIRPINNVVDISNYVLLEYGQPLHMFDQDAIGSQQIVVRQANEGEKMTTLDDTERELLTSDIVITNGQTPIALAGVMGGDFSEVKEQTSNIVIEGAIFDPVSIRHTSRRLNLRSESSSRFEKGIATEFVDEAVDRACYLLQTYANGKVLKDRVSSGELGAFITPIDITADKINRTIGFDLSQNDIVTIFNQLGFDTEINDDVITVLVPSRRKDITIKEDLIEEVARIYGYDDIPSTLPVFDKVTSGQLTDRQYKTRMVKEVLEGAGLDQAITYSLVSKEDATAFSMQQRQTIDLLMPMSEAHASLRQSLLPHLIEAASYNVARKNKNVKLFEIGNVFFANGEGELPDQVEYLSGILTGDYVVNQWQGKKETVDFYLAKGVVDRVSEKLNLEFSYRRADIDGLHPGRTAEILLENKVVGFIGELHPILAADNDLKRTYVFELNFDALMAVSVGYINYQPIPRFPGMSRDIALEVDQNIPAADLLSTIHAHGGNILKDTLVFDVYQGEHLEKGKKSIAIRLNYLDTEETLTDERVSKVQAEIEAALIEQGAVIR
- a CDS encoding endonuclease MutS2; the encoded protein is MRQKTLDVLEFEKIKSLVANETISDLGLEKVNQMMPATNFETVVFQMEETDEIAQIYNKHRLPSLSGLSKVSAFIHRADIGGVLNVSELNLIKRLIQVQNQFKTFYNQLVEEDEGVKYPILDDKMNQLPVLTDLFQQINETCDTYDLYDNASYELQGIRSKISSTNQRIRQNLDRIVKSQANQKKLSDAIVTVRNERNVIPVKAEYRQDFNGIVHDQSASGQTLYIEPSSVVEMNNQISRLRHDEAIEKERILTQLTGYVAADKDALLVAEQVMGQLDFLIAKARYSRSIKGTKPIFKEDRTVYLPKAYHPLLNRETVVANTIEFMEDIETVIITGPNTGGKTVTLKTLGLIIVMAQSGLLIPTLDGSQLSVFKNVYCDIGDEQSIEQSLSTFSSHMTNIVEILKHADKHSLVLFDELGAGTDPSEGAALAMSILDHVRKIGSLVMATTHYPELKAYSYNREGVMNASVEFDVDTLSPTYKLLMGVPGRSNAFDISKKLGLSLNIINKAKTMIGTDEKEINEMIESLERNYKRVETQRLELDRLVKEAEQVHDDLSKQYQQFQNYEKSLIEEAKEKANQKIKAATKEADDIIKDLRQLREQKGADVKEHELIDKKKRLDDHYEAKSIKQNVQKQKYDKIVAGDEVKVLSYGQKGEVLEIVNDEEAIVQMGIIKMKLPIEDLEKKQKEKVKPTKMVTRQNRQTIKTELDLRGYRYEDALIELDQYLDQAVLSNYEQVYIIHGKGTGALQKGVQQHLKKHKSVSDFRGGMPSEGGFGVTVATLK
- the pheS gene encoding phenylalanine--tRNA ligase subunit alpha, producing the protein MSEQQTMSELKQQALVDINEANDERALQEVKVKYLGKKGSVSGLMKLMKDLPNEDKPAFGQKVNELRQTIQNELDERQQMLVKEKLNKQLAEETIDVSLPGRHIEIGSKHPLTRTIEEIEDLFLGLGYEIVNGYEVEQDHYNFEMLNLPKSHPARDMQDSFYITDEILLRTHTSPVQARTMESRHGQGPVKIICPGKVYRRDSDDATHSHQFTQIEGLVVDKNVKMSDLKGTLELLAKKLFGADREIRLRPSYFPFTEPSVEVDVSCFKCKGKGCNVCKHTGWIEILGAGMVHPNVLEMAGFDSSEYSGFAFGMGPDRIAMLKYGIEDIRHFYTNDVRFLDQFKAVEDRGDM
- the rnhC gene encoding ribonuclease HIII; the protein is MANIVFKLSDKDITTLMSRISFDTENLPQGMKARAKYQNTTVNIYQSGKVMFQGNHAEAVSEELLPQHSQLNTNKTKKKNMANSFLEQTLMYDQFNCIGSDEAGSGDYFGPLTVCAAFVTKEHVPILKTLGVDDSKKLTDTKIVELAEQLVTFIPHSLLTLHNEKYNIQQAKGWTQVKMKAALHNEAIKNVLEKIDSSQLDYIVIDQFAKREVYSHYALSDIPLPKKTKFETKGESKSLAIAVASIISRYAFVTYMDQISKNINMTIPKGAGAKVDVIAAKIIKKYGLSRLDTISKKHFKNREKAQKILKPL
- a CDS encoding CvpA family protein codes for the protein MVIDFIIIIFFVYFVIVGFRRGFWLSMIHLSATIVSLWIASQFYKSIVERLIVFIPYPKTTAFNTTFAFHFNHLQNRFEAIVAFLMITLFCKFILYLIIVTFDKIIAYQNIHIFSRAMGMIVGVFMTIIVLHFTLYLLALYPNEALQHQLKISIVSHSLIFHIPYLSAFTINL
- the polX gene encoding DNA polymerase/3'-5' exonuclease PolX — its product is MTKKDVIKLLEQIATYMELKGENTFKISAYRKAAQSLELDERPLDEISDVTELKGIGKGVAEVINDYRETGESQYLQQLQEEVPEGLIPLLKIQGLGSKKIAKLYKELNIVDKASLQVACENGKVSELSGFAKKTEQNILEAVKQLGAKKDRYPIDQMRRLNQEIIDYIDTLNYIDQYSSAGSFRRFKEMSKDLDFIISTDNPKAVQQQLLNIPNKVKEVAVGNTKVSLELAYDDETIGVDFRLIEPSAFYHTLQHFTGSKEHNIRIRQLAKARDEKVSEYGIEQADGTLIQYDSEAKIYEHFNVNFIPPAMREDGSEFDKDLSNIITIDDINGDIHMHTTYSDGAFSIRDMVEANIAKGYKFMVITDHSQSLRVANGLQVERLLRQNEEIKALDKEYSEIDIYSGTEMDILPDGSLDYDDEILAQLDYVIGAIHQSFNQSEEQIMERLANACRNPYVRHIAHPTGRIIGRRDGYKPNIEQLMALAEETNTVLEINANPHRLDLSADIVRKYPNVKLTINTDAHHTNHLDFMNYGVATAQKGFVTKDRVINALSREAFKDFIENNTKLKK
- the trxA gene encoding thioredoxin; translation: MAIVKVTDADFDSKVESGVQLVDFWATWCGPCKMIAPVLEELAADYEGKADILKLDVDENPSTAAKYEVMSIPTLIVFKDGQPVDKVVGFQPKENLAEVLDKHL